In Helianthus annuus cultivar XRQ/B chromosome 3, HanXRQr2.0-SUNRISE, whole genome shotgun sequence, a single window of DNA contains:
- the LOC110928263 gene encoding uncharacterized protein LOC110928263: MKGKVVAMSAIVAVLGIISAVAGFVAEATKVKLSEVRIEQFSCVYPSSPALGLGILAAIFALITRIVLLVLVGCCCCCRPRGSTSTPVSTVFNILSWIASVIALILLFGGAALNNREGGQIDSYGRIACYVVKPGILAAGAVLSLLSAIFGIVAYVSASSAKQMRPQLEFALPASTNVDLEKNVPLPPQQ, from the exons ATGAAGGGCAAAGTGGTCGCGATGAGTGCGATTGTGGCGGTGCTTGGAATAATATCGGCGGTTGCAGGTTTTGTCGCAGAGGCTACCAAAGTTAAG TTATCAGAGGTTCGTATCGAGCAATTTTCGTGTGTTTACCCAAGTAGCCCAGCACTTGGCCTTGGTATATTGGCCGCGATATTTGCCCTCATAACTAGAATCGTTTTACTCGTATTAgtcggttgttgttgttgttgtcgtcCTCGTGGTTCCACTTCAACCCCGGTTTCCACTGTCTTCAATATCTTGTCATG GATAGCCTCAGTTATAGCGTTGATTCTATTGTTTGGGGGTGCGGCGCTAAATAATCGAGAGGGTGGGCAGATAGATTCTTATGGTAGAATTGCATGTTATGTTGTAAAACCTGGGATCTTGGCAGCCGGGGCTGTGCTTTCACTTTTAAGTGCAATTTTCGGGATTGTGGCTTATGTTTCGGCATCTTCGGCTAAGCAAATGAGACCACAACTTGAGTTCGCGCTTCCGGCTTCCACCAATGTTGATCTGGAGAAAAACGTTCCCTTGCCTCCTCAACAGTAA